AGCTCTATACCGCCGTGAAAGAATATAAAAAATGGAGCGAGGAATGAAAATAGGGATCTTTTCCGACATACACGGCAATCTGCCGGCTTTTGAAGCGGTGCTGGGTTTTCTCGACGGAAAGGTGGAAAAATATGTCTGCTGCGGCGATATAGTCGGCTACGGGCCGTACCCCAACGAGTGCGTGGAAAAAATCTCCGCGCTTCCGGATGTTATCTGCGTGGCGGGAAATCACGACTGGGCGGTGCTGGGCCTGGAGGATCTGAGCAAATTCAACGACGAGGCCAGAACGGCGGTGAAGTGGACGAAGGAACAACTCAGCCCCGTGTCATCCTCGTTTCTGATGGGCCTCGATTATAAGCTCGCCGGGCCGAATTTTATAGCCGTTCACGGCTCGCTGATAGATCCGCTGGACCAGTATGTCAAAACAGCCGAAGATTATATCCCCTCAATGAAAAAACAGGACAGGAGCATCCTTTTCGTGGGACACTCCCATCAACCCCTCTATTTCAGGGGCACCGGAGGGAGCGTGGATTTCGGGGCGTTTATCCCGCTGAAGCCGGTTGAGATAGAAGAGCATTCCAAATATCTGATAAACGTGGGCTCTGTGGGACAGCCGCGCGACGGCAATCCGAAAGCCGCCTGCGTGATATACGACGAGGACGCGCGCGATGTTGTTCTTCACAGGGTAGAATATGATGTGCAGTCGGTACAGAAAGCCGTGCTGGAGGCGGGTTTGCCGAATGCTTTGGCCGAAAGGCTGGGGAAGGGCGCATAAATGAAACAATCCGCTGTCATAGATTCCGCCTACAGGATAACCAGCGCGCCTCGCGAGGGCGGCATGGCAAAGATTTACCGCGCCATCAGGATCAAAGACAATAAATTCGTGGTCCTCAAAATACTGAAAGAGGAGTTCCGCCAAGCTCCCGACGCTCTCGGCAGGCTCAACCACGAGGAAGAAATAGGGCTTCTCCTGAACCACAAAAACATTGTAAATGTTTATCCACATGAAGGCGAAAAATCTTTCCCCTACATCGTCATGGAATACGCCGACGGCGCTACGCTGGCGGAATTCATAGAGAAACACAGGTGGCTCGTTGTTCCCAGCGCGCTCAAGATAATGATGCAGC
This portion of the Candidatus Omnitrophota bacterium genome encodes:
- a CDS encoding metallophosphoesterase family protein, which translates into the protein MERGMKIGIFSDIHGNLPAFEAVLGFLDGKVEKYVCCGDIVGYGPYPNECVEKISALPDVICVAGNHDWAVLGLEDLSKFNDEARTAVKWTKEQLSPVSSSFLMGLDYKLAGPNFIAVHGSLIDPLDQYVKTAEDYIPSMKKQDRSILFVGHSHQPLYFRGTGGSVDFGAFIPLKPVEIEEHSKYLINVGSVGQPRDGNPKAACVIYDEDARDVVLHRVEYDVQSVQKAVLEAGLPNALAERLGKGA